AAAGAGTTCTCAACATCAGCAGATCGCTTTGAGGGTGCTAACCTTTTATGCCCTGGTTGTGCACACTCTATTATCGTTCGTGAAGTTTTAAATGCAACGAATGATGACTTAGTTCTTTCAGCTTCAACAGGCTGTTTAGAAGTTTGTACGGCAGTTTATCCATATACATCTTGGGATGCTTCATGGATTCATATTGGTTTTGAAAATGGCTCTACAGCGGTAGCTGGAGCTGAGGCTATGTACAAGGCTCTTAAGAGAAAAGGCCGTCTAAAGCAACCAGAACGTAACCCTAAATTTGTATCTTTTGCAGGTGATGGTGCATCTTATGATATTGGTTTTCAGTGGATCTCTGGATGTATGGAGAGAGGTCACAATATGATGCATATCGTACTTGACAATGAAGTCTATGCAAACACAGGTGGACAAAGATCATCTTCAACTCCAATAGGTGCTAGTGCTACTACTTCACCTGCTGGTCGTGTAAGTTATGGTGAGAAAAGAAACAAAAAAGATATGGTCTCTATCATGGCATCACACCATATCCCATACTCTGCACAAGTCTCTCCAAACAAATGGAAAGATATGGTTAAAAAAATCCAACACGGTTTTGCAGTTGATGGTCCAGTATTTATAAATGCTGCATCACCATGTACGACAGAGTGGAAGTTTGATCCTAAAGATACTATGACTATAGCTGACTTAGCAACTGACTCACTAGTTTTCCCTCTATATGAGATCATAGATGGTAAAGAGTTAAACATCACATACAGACCTAAAAACATAGTTCCAGTAGAGGATTATCTAGCTGCACAAGGTCGTTTTAAGCACCTTTTTAAAGATGAGTATAAGTACTTAATCAAAGAGTGGCAAGAGCGTATCGACGATAACTGGGCTTATCTACAACGTCGCGAAGAAGCTAGAGTTTAAAAGATTCTAGCTTCACAGCATCTTGCACCCAACTCAGACACTCGGCGTACTAAAGTAC
This genomic stretch from Sulfurimonas hongkongensis harbors:
- a CDS encoding thiamine pyrophosphate-dependent enzyme, with the protein product MSEMKKIKNLKEFSTSADRFEGANLLCPGCAHSIIVREVLNATNDDLVLSASTGCLEVCTAVYPYTSWDASWIHIGFENGSTAVAGAEAMYKALKRKGRLKQPERNPKFVSFAGDGASYDIGFQWISGCMERGHNMMHIVLDNEVYANTGGQRSSSTPIGASATTSPAGRVSYGEKRNKKDMVSIMASHHIPYSAQVSPNKWKDMVKKIQHGFAVDGPVFINAASPCTTEWKFDPKDTMTIADLATDSLVFPLYEIIDGKELNITYRPKNIVPVEDYLAAQGRFKHLFKDEYKYLIKEWQERIDDNWAYLQRREEARV